A genome region from Ctenopharyngodon idella isolate HZGC_01 chromosome 5, HZGC01, whole genome shotgun sequence includes the following:
- the nalf2 gene encoding NALCN channel auxiliary factor 2 isoform X1, which produces MITGAWRCGRKLDAELEICRVTEPIDKPCAEPEKVQRWRMSLASLLFFTALLSDHLWLCAGGKLRSRDRTHRRTWSNATHDAQTGLRDEDCGVLLSNLTENGPECVEADARRRAPLESACSTLYRQKSGSVSSSYSIPVPTVSPHAFLEYFRNFSLSFCDALTIADLLESMTSPDGLNCTLARVIRDLFSGGPEDGDVCSACVHAYIRLDQHAQEKYEEFDLLTRKYMADDYSVRAQTHLCQAVYKAWLCAEYFPVPQRQCVRWLPCRHYCGEVTASCPFILPDNDRLLYAGLPSFLCAGFEEEYLTSQGPDCCDVRWSGCDSAVGAACALTRLPGSFSLHRRLSSGAVSCTNRLHGSKLKLCVLVLFLLHTVISITTFQHCSTGSLEAIVPLEEVPMREE; this is translated from the exons ATGATCACGGGCGCCTGGCGGTGTGGAAGGAAACTTGACGCCGAGTTAGAAATCTGCCGCGTGACCGAACCCATCGACAAACCGTGCGCGGAGCCGGAGAAGGTGCAGAGATGGCGCATGAGCCTCGCGTCGCTGCTCTTTTTCACGGCGCTCCTGTCTGATCACCTCTGGCTCTGCGCGGGAGGCAAGCTCCGCTCGAGAGACCGGACTCACCGGAGAACCTGGAGCAACGCGACTCACGACGCCCAGACGGGCCTTCGCGATGAGGACTGCGGGGTTCTCTTGAGCAATCTGACAGAAAACGGGCCAGAGTGCGTGGAGGCTGACGCGCGACGCCGCGCGCCTCTGGAGTCCGCGTGCTCTACGCTTTACCGACAGAAGAGCGGCTCGGTGAGCTCCTCCTATTCTATACCGGTGCCCACGGTGTCGCCACACGCGTTTTTGGAGTACTTCCGGAATTTTAGCTTGTCGTTTTGCGACGCGCTCACAATAGCGGACCTGCTGGAGAGCATGACCAGTCCAGACGGGCTCAACTGCACCCTGGCGCGTGTCATTCGTGACCTGTTCAGCGGCGGACCGGAGGACGGGGACGTGTGCAGCGCGTGTGTTCACGCTTACATCCGACTCGACCAACACGCTCAGGAAAAATATGAGGAGTTTGACTTACTTACGCGCAAATATATGGCGGATGACTACTCAGTGCGCGCGCAAACGCACCTGTGTCAG GCAGTGTATAAAGCCTGGCTTTGTGCAGAATATTTTCCAGTTCCCCAGCGGCAGTGTGTAAGGTGGCTCCCGTGCAGGCACTACTGTGGTGAGGTCACAGCCAGCTGCCCCTTCATCCTACCTGACAACGACCGTCTGCTGTATGCCGGCCTGCCCAGCTTTCTCTGTGCAG GGTTTGAAGAGGAATATTTGACCAGTCAGGGTCCAGACTGCTGTGATGTCAGATGGAGTGGGTGTGACTCCGCTGTAGGCGCTGCATGTGCTCTGACACGCCTCCCGGGCTCATTTTCTTTGCATAGGAGGTTATCATCAGGGGCGGTGTCATGTACAAATCGTCTTCATGGCAGTAAATTAAAACTGTGTGTGCTTGTTCTCTTCTTACTGCACACTGTCATCTCCATAACAACATTTCAGCATTGCAGCACTGGCTCCTTGGAGGCAATAGTACCTCTAGAAGAAGTTCCCATGAGAGAGGAGTAA
- the nalf2 gene encoding NALCN channel auxiliary factor 2 isoform X2, translated as MITGAWRCGRKLDAELEICRVTEPIDKPCAEPEKVQRWRMSLASLLFFTALLSDHLWLCAGGKLRSRDRTHRRTWSNATHDAQTGLRDEDCGVLLSNLTENGPECVEADARRRAPLESACSTLYRQKSGSVSSSYSIPVPTVSPHAFLEYFRNFSLSFCDALTIADLLESMTSPDGLNCTLARVIRDLFSGGPEDGDVCSACVHAYIRLDQHAQEKYEEFDLLTRKYMADDYSVRAQTHLCQAVYKAWLCAEYFPVPQRQCVRWLPCRHYCGEVTASCPFILPDNDRLLYAGLPSFLCAGKRQSTQGLKRNI; from the exons ATGATCACGGGCGCCTGGCGGTGTGGAAGGAAACTTGACGCCGAGTTAGAAATCTGCCGCGTGACCGAACCCATCGACAAACCGTGCGCGGAGCCGGAGAAGGTGCAGAGATGGCGCATGAGCCTCGCGTCGCTGCTCTTTTTCACGGCGCTCCTGTCTGATCACCTCTGGCTCTGCGCGGGAGGCAAGCTCCGCTCGAGAGACCGGACTCACCGGAGAACCTGGAGCAACGCGACTCACGACGCCCAGACGGGCCTTCGCGATGAGGACTGCGGGGTTCTCTTGAGCAATCTGACAGAAAACGGGCCAGAGTGCGTGGAGGCTGACGCGCGACGCCGCGCGCCTCTGGAGTCCGCGTGCTCTACGCTTTACCGACAGAAGAGCGGCTCGGTGAGCTCCTCCTATTCTATACCGGTGCCCACGGTGTCGCCACACGCGTTTTTGGAGTACTTCCGGAATTTTAGCTTGTCGTTTTGCGACGCGCTCACAATAGCGGACCTGCTGGAGAGCATGACCAGTCCAGACGGGCTCAACTGCACCCTGGCGCGTGTCATTCGTGACCTGTTCAGCGGCGGACCGGAGGACGGGGACGTGTGCAGCGCGTGTGTTCACGCTTACATCCGACTCGACCAACACGCTCAGGAAAAATATGAGGAGTTTGACTTACTTACGCGCAAATATATGGCGGATGACTACTCAGTGCGCGCGCAAACGCACCTGTGTCAG GCAGTGTATAAAGCCTGGCTTTGTGCAGAATATTTTCCAGTTCCCCAGCGGCAGTGTGTAAGGTGGCTCCCGTGCAGGCACTACTGTGGTGAGGTCACAGCCAGCTGCCCCTTCATCCTACCTGACAACGACCGTCTGCTGTATGCCGGCCTGCCCAGCTTTCTCTGTGCAGGTAAACGTCAATCAACGCAG GGTTTGAAGAGGAATATTTGA